The following proteins are co-located in the Desulfurococcus amylolyticus Z-533 genome:
- a CDS encoding DNA polymerase sliding clamp: MVRMVLPEAKIFRKIIESVGKLADEVAFTVTSNGVSLKALDVDQSSYIEVFLPADMFLEYTVDSEEILGVSISNIKKVLKHLRKGENLIIESNGEFIEFTVSSVAKRRFKFRNLDVSVPEIPEFNLEFKVSAQLVSSNVKKALEDVESVGSLIEIDAPSNDLMVFRAVGSGKVEVKFAAGSTALLSMDVKEPSKSIYDVVKLSTILSITEVSDVVTLEFASKMPLKMEFKIGNGRISYLTAPIEAV, encoded by the coding sequence ATGGTGAGGATGGTTTTACCTGAAGCGAAAATATTCAGGAAAATAATCGAGTCCGTTGGAAAACTAGCCGATGAAGTCGCGTTTACAGTTACTAGTAACGGTGTCTCCCTTAAAGCACTCGACGTTGATCAATCATCCTACATCGAGGTTTTCCTACCAGCCGATATGTTTCTCGAGTACACTGTAGATAGCGAGGAAATCCTGGGGGTTTCAATCAGCAATATCAAAAAAGTTCTAAAACACCTTAGGAAAGGCGAGAACCTTATCATAGAGTCAAATGGAGAGTTCATAGAGTTCACTGTCAGCAGTGTCGCGAAAAGACGGTTCAAGTTCAGGAACCTAGATGTCTCAGTACCCGAGATACCTGAATTCAACCTGGAATTCAAGGTATCAGCTCAACTAGTCTCATCAAACGTGAAGAAGGCCCTTGAAGATGTTGAGAGCGTGGGAAGCCTTATTGAGATAGATGCCCCATCAAATGATCTAATGGTTTTCAGGGCAGTGGGCTCTGGAAAGGTCGAGGTCAAGTTCGCAGCTGGTTCAACAGCTCTGTTATCCATGGATGTGAAGGAGCCGTCTAAATCCATCTATGACGTCGTAAAGCTCTCCACGATCCTCAGTATTACAGAGGTCTCAGACGTGGTTACACTGGAATTCGCTAGTAAAATGCCTCTCAAAATGGAGTTTAAGATAGGAAACGGGAGGATATCGTATCTAACCGCACCAATAGAGGCAGTATAG
- a CDS encoding RNA-binding domain-containing protein encodes MVRIIVEAEVRPTEDAEKVKKAVKNIFAGDIIIQELGNKYRVVKGVSPTIESLKPLKNLAKTQQVEPALKNYLIKYRTTTSITLLLHKQAAYAGKLSLIDSEKESPLGPVKIIIEGDENELEEVVKYFST; translated from the coding sequence ATGGTTAGAATAATAGTTGAAGCCGAGGTAAGGCCAACCGAGGACGCTGAGAAGGTGAAGAAGGCTGTGAAAAACATCTTCGCCGGGGATATAATAATCCAGGAACTAGGCAACAAGTACAGGGTGGTTAAAGGGGTCTCCCCCACTATTGAATCGTTGAAGCCATTGAAAAACCTCGCAAAAACTCAACAGGTTGAGCCAGCTCTGAAAAACTACCTTATCAAGTACAGGACCACTACCTCAATAACTCTTTTACTACATAAGCAGGCTGCATACGCTGGGAAGCTCTCGCTAATAGATAGTGAGAAAGAATCACCACTGGGACCAGTGAAAATCATCATTGAGGGAGACGAGAACGAGCTAGAGGAGGTAGTTAAATACTTCTCAACTTAA
- a CDS encoding AAA family ATPase: MLFILIVGMPGSGKSVVVEVARGLGLPVYTMGDVVREETSKRYGIITPELMVSTSRDLRRERGDNIIAVKTIERIREKEGAVVIDGVRSLIEVNEFRRHGEVIIIAVHASPRTRFKRLLERKRPGDPASYSEFLKRDMTELEFGVGSVIALADYMIVNESSIEDAKKEAVRILREVVEKHG; this comes from the coding sequence ATGTTATTCATACTAATCGTGGGGATGCCTGGATCCGGTAAGAGCGTGGTTGTTGAAGTAGCAAGGGGCCTCGGCCTACCTGTCTACACCATGGGCGATGTTGTAAGGGAAGAGACGAGTAAAAGATACGGCATTATCACACCGGAGCTCATGGTCTCCACGTCAAGGGATCTACGGAGAGAACGCGGCGACAACATTATAGCTGTTAAAACAATTGAAAGGATAAGAGAGAAGGAGGGCGCCGTAGTTATAGATGGCGTTAGAAGCCTTATCGAGGTGAATGAATTCAGGAGGCACGGCGAAGTCATTATAATAGCAGTACATGCCTCACCAAGGACAAGGTTCAAGAGGCTGCTGGAGAGGAAGAGGCCCGGGGATCCAGCTTCATACAGTGAGTTCCTTAAGCGTGATATGACGGAGTTGGAGTTCGGTGTAGGTAGCGTGATAGCTCTAGCCGACTACATGATAGTTAATGAGTCAAGCATCGAGGATGCTAAAAAAGAAGCCGTTAGAATACTGAGGGAAGTGGTGGAGAAACATGGTTAG
- the thpR gene encoding RNA 2',3'-cyclic phosphodiesterase, whose product MSLSGEIIRCFIAIELKNQEVLRRLIEVRDKITATGVDLKPVEDENIHLTLRFIGEVPRSVVDEVCGFINTISYKGFKIHVKNIGGFPSLEKPRVIWAGVEEGSDELLELYRIVEAGLRRIGIKPEREEFTPHITLARVKGYRGIEKLVKTLMELRGTDFGYSPVEEVIVKKSVLTPRGPIYSNICVKKLA is encoded by the coding sequence GTGTCATTGAGCGGTGAGATCATAAGGTGCTTCATAGCCATCGAGCTGAAGAATCAGGAGGTCCTGAGAAGACTCATCGAGGTAAGGGATAAGATAACTGCCACCGGGGTGGATCTAAAGCCTGTTGAAGACGAGAATATTCATTTAACCCTGAGATTCATTGGTGAAGTACCACGAAGCGTCGTTGACGAGGTGTGCGGCTTCATAAACACGATCTCATACAAGGGGTTCAAAATACATGTTAAGAACATAGGGGGCTTTCCAAGTCTTGAGAAGCCAAGGGTGATCTGGGCTGGGGTTGAGGAAGGGAGTGATGAGTTATTGGAATTATACAGGATCGTGGAGGCTGGGTTAAGGAGGATCGGTATTAAACCTGAGAGGGAGGAGTTCACTCCACATATAACCCTAGCCAGGGTCAAGGGGTATAGGGGTATTGAGAAACTCGTGAAGACGCTTATGGAGCTAAGGGGGACGGACTTCGGGTATTCACCGGTGGAGGAGGTAATAGTTAAGAAAAGCGTCTTAACGCCGCGTGGACCAATATATAGCAATATATGCGTGAAAAAGCTTGCCTAG
- the cca gene encoding CCA tRNA nucleotidyltransferase, whose protein sequence is MTVSEIEEAVLKTIKPSREEYEHVLGVYRVIADAINTVLRKHGVEAEVTLQGSIAHDTWLSGDRDMDVFVLYPESWSIEELKSKGFKLVVEAAEKLGIYELRYAEHPYVRVRISDVEADIVPAFNISDPAHIRTAVDRTPFHTRYIRERLTDEMRDQVRLLKKFMKGIGVYGAEVKTKGFSGYAVEVLIARYNSMRRVLEEASKWNPPVYIDSINVGESFWKGFRKKYPDSVIYMPDPVDPMRNVTANVSMKSLAIFSLASRCYLTHPSLVFYGLEYEGSSIDDVKKKLADRCIVLVEYMLEERLPPDVVWGELNRVRDTMVKLLENFDFHVIDSLSWTDEDRYCAILLELDSCSLPVYKHYKGPSVKHWERSHSFISKHLGRGIGVWVDEKGSLNALSLRRYINVKQILEEESRWYSVAPHFRDIKPSVKALSEEVIAELSGRGALRWISEFILKTPIWMVKCIS, encoded by the coding sequence ATGACTGTCAGCGAGATCGAGGAGGCTGTGCTTAAAACAATCAAGCCCAGCAGGGAGGAGTACGAGCATGTACTAGGTGTATACCGTGTGATCGCTGATGCTATAAACACCGTGCTGAGAAAGCATGGTGTCGAAGCCGAGGTAACTCTTCAGGGAAGCATAGCGCATGATACATGGCTATCTGGAGACAGGGATATGGATGTATTCGTCCTGTACCCTGAATCATGGAGTATCGAGGAGTTGAAGAGTAAAGGGTTTAAGCTAGTGGTTGAAGCCGCGGAGAAACTTGGGATATATGAGTTAAGGTATGCTGAACACCCCTATGTAAGGGTCAGGATCAGTGATGTTGAAGCAGATATCGTGCCAGCGTTCAACATATCAGACCCGGCACATATTAGAACAGCTGTGGATAGGACGCCGTTCCACACGAGGTACATTAGGGAGAGGCTCACGGATGAGATGAGAGACCAGGTTAGATTATTAAAGAAGTTTATGAAAGGTATTGGGGTATATGGTGCCGAGGTCAAGACAAAGGGGTTCAGCGGCTATGCTGTGGAAGTACTTATAGCCAGGTATAATTCCATGAGGAGGGTTCTCGAGGAGGCATCTAAATGGAATCCCCCGGTTTACATTGACTCGATAAACGTTGGCGAATCTTTCTGGAAGGGGTTTAGGAAAAAGTATCCTGACTCAGTAATATATATGCCGGACCCGGTGGATCCCATGAGGAATGTAACGGCAAATGTATCGATGAAAAGCCTTGCAATATTCAGCCTGGCATCCAGGTGTTATCTCACGCATCCATCACTAGTATTCTACGGCTTAGAGTACGAGGGTTCATCTATAGATGATGTGAAGAAGAAGCTCGCGGATAGATGCATAGTCCTAGTTGAGTACATGCTGGAGGAGAGACTGCCCCCTGATGTTGTATGGGGCGAGTTGAACAGGGTTAGGGATACCATGGTTAAGCTCCTCGAGAACTTTGATTTCCACGTAATCGATTCATTATCGTGGACCGACGAGGACAGGTACTGTGCTATATTATTGGAGCTTGATTCCTGTAGTCTCCCAGTATATAAACACTATAAGGGTCCCTCTGTGAAGCACTGGGAGAGATCACATAGCTTCATATCGAAGCATCTTGGTAGAGGGATCGGTGTATGGGTTGATGAGAAGGGCTCCCTGAACGCGTTATCCCTTAGAAGATACATTAATGTAAAGCAAATACTGGAGGAGGAAAGCCGATGGTACTCGGTTGCGCCACACTTTAGGGATATAAAACCATCGGTGAAGGCCTTAAGCGAGGAGGTGATAGCAGAGTTATCGGGAAGAGGGGCTTTACGATGGATTTCAGAATTTATATTGAAGACCCCTATATGGATGGTGAAGTGCATTTCCTAG
- a CDS encoding serine/threonine protein kinase has translation MDFRIYIEDPYMDGEVHFLVNYPRDEYIYRVLCFPACNRRDLIVERTLELIKEGFIYLLETGQVIHGVRVLGKGYSSIIVVAYHTRHGLGVLKIRRTDSRRDDLSREAEAMMRASGSGVTPRLYMYSRDYLFRELVNPVTCRSLEALLTDLFRTGDMDRVKQVIYEVLVALNRLDSIRIDHTELNRPGNHVFICPDGMKIIDWESARRSVKPSNLSSFISYLLYRFRYRSELISRLGLEREKILRLLRRYKAEYSLEALGEIIDSMHLV, from the coding sequence ATGGATTTCAGAATTTATATTGAAGACCCCTATATGGATGGTGAAGTGCATTTCCTAGTCAACTACCCCCGGGATGAATACATATATAGAGTACTATGCTTCCCGGCATGCAATAGAAGAGATTTAATAGTTGAGAGAACCCTGGAGCTGATTAAGGAGGGCTTCATATACCTGTTGGAGACAGGCCAGGTAATACACGGTGTCAGGGTGCTTGGGAAAGGCTACTCCTCGATAATCGTGGTGGCTTACCATACAAGGCATGGCTTAGGCGTGTTAAAGATAAGGAGAACGGATAGTCGAAGGGATGACTTATCCAGGGAGGCTGAGGCAATGATGAGGGCCAGCGGCTCCGGTGTCACGCCCAGACTATACATGTATAGCCGAGACTACTTGTTTAGAGAGCTAGTGAACCCGGTTACGTGTCGATCGCTGGAGGCTCTCCTCACAGATTTATTTAGAACCGGCGACATGGATAGGGTTAAACAAGTGATTTACGAGGTTCTCGTAGCATTAAATAGGCTTGACTCGATACGCATAGACCATACCGAGCTCAACAGGCCTGGTAACCACGTCTTCATCTGTCCCGATGGGATGAAAATAATAGACTGGGAGAGCGCGAGGAGGTCTGTGAAGCCGAGTAATCTCTCCTCGTTTATCTCTTACCTACTCTACCGGTTCAGATATCGCAGTGAATTAATCAGTAGACTGGGCTTGGAGAGGGAGAAGATATTAAGGCTACTCAGGAGGTATAAGGCCGAGTATAGCTTGGAGGCACTAGGTGAAATAATTGACTCTATGCATTTAGTTTAG
- a CDS encoding SLC13 family permease, producing MTLVNHVAALIILAWIIGGLIIRSRRPSIPIWAIMAAASTLTVLTGLEPFDKLGEAIDLDVILFLIGMFSLVGLAEGSGLLKVIAIKLVSRAGSTRGILVSTSIVLGLLAAFAVNDTVALMGPPIVYTMAKITGVDPVPFFLILAFAITIGSAMTPMGNPQNLLIAIESGITAPFMKFMSVLIVPTLVNLVLTPLVVMRLYNIENRVLKGFIIIPEEHLKNKRDALVSGVFFTVTIVILVVNDILEIMGFKWIEHRGFIPFIMASLAYILSSNPRDTLSRVDWGTIVFFITMFITMDGIWRSGVLTPLLNIFMSARYGDYRDVLSIAASSIVVSQLISNVPFTKLFIDYMHSLGFTGRDVNAWLSLAAFSTIAGNLTLLGAASNIIILEVLESKYSKTISFRDFFKVGSVVTAVNTLIYIPFILASPP from the coding sequence ATGACTCTGGTTAATCATGTTGCAGCATTAATTATATTGGCTTGGATTATAGGGGGATTGATAATTAGGTCGCGGAGGCCAAGCATACCCATATGGGCGATAATGGCGGCTGCTTCAACCCTCACTGTCTTAACTGGTTTAGAGCCGTTTGATAAGCTTGGTGAAGCCATAGATCTCGATGTAATATTATTCCTGATAGGCATGTTCAGCCTGGTTGGGCTCGCCGAGGGAAGCGGCCTACTGAAAGTCATAGCTATTAAACTGGTTTCCAGGGCCGGGTCGACCCGTGGGATACTGGTGTCTACATCCATAGTACTGGGGCTACTGGCAGCGTTCGCTGTTAATGATACAGTTGCATTAATGGGGCCTCCAATAGTCTATACGATGGCTAAGATAACAGGAGTGGATCCGGTGCCATTCTTTCTAATACTAGCATTCGCAATAACAATAGGCTCAGCCATGACGCCCATGGGTAATCCACAGAACCTACTCATCGCGATAGAGTCGGGTATCACAGCGCCATTTATGAAGTTCATGAGCGTCCTCATTGTTCCAACACTTGTAAACCTCGTGCTCACACCACTTGTAGTCATGAGGCTGTATAATATTGAGAACCGTGTGTTAAAGGGGTTTATCATTATCCCCGAGGAGCACTTGAAGAACAAGCGGGATGCACTGGTTTCAGGGGTGTTCTTCACTGTTACAATAGTTATCCTGGTGGTGAACGATATCCTTGAAATAATGGGGTTTAAATGGATAGAGCACAGGGGATTCATACCCTTCATAATGGCTTCACTCGCATATATTCTCTCATCGAATCCAAGGGATACTCTTAGCAGGGTGGACTGGGGTACTATAGTGTTCTTCATAACGATGTTTATAACCATGGATGGTATATGGAGAAGCGGCGTCTTAACCCCCCTGTTAAACATCTTCATGAGTGCGAGGTACGGGGACTACAGGGACGTCTTATCAATAGCTGCTTCATCCATAGTTGTAAGCCAGCTCATCAGCAACGTCCCCTTCACAAAGCTCTTCATAGACTACATGCACTCACTCGGCTTCACAGGGAGAGATGTAAACGCTTGGCTCTCACTAGCAGCGTTCAGCACAATTGCAGGCAACTTAACGCTTCTCGGCGCAGCATCAAACATAATCATCCTAGAGGTGCTTGAATCAAAGTACTCTAAGACCATATCGTTCAGAGACTTCTTTAAAGTGGGAAGCGTGGTGACCGCGGTAAACACCCTAATATATATCCCATTCATACTTGCCTCCCCGCCCTGA
- a CDS encoding glycosyltransferase, with amino-acid sequence MPRVISVLHHPLASLEPGRLAEEENNGWHFRSAKALAKYSGYTTVAVRPGSSSEWISKFIDGVLTVIVPSIDLPPGKKFRGRIAISPALARVVRGFVERLDFIPYIHEYRALNSELVARVLIDHPMILQHHGSRPPGGLTLGDPIVSVKELNRFRREAFLRKVKGVFFVLNRYEEYYLRSILGVDAEVRIRTMCVDFDEIKPLSPVEKLAVKRSLGLRGDEILITTYMGVFGEEFSSLKGAHYIPRIWRALRNRFSDRIRMVVTGVGEPYAAVLRRAGIIACRRLPHRDFIKVAGASDIYFLPATSGYRYGGISVAIMEAMALGIPIISPTLKEFPEPEGIRDIGIATKWVDDESSLSRFIDDLIYLIENKDSYRPWVIRELGMKYYSWQVFTRDFREALGKL; translated from the coding sequence ATGCCTAGGGTTATAAGTGTGTTACACCACCCACTAGCCTCTCTGGAGCCCGGGAGGTTAGCTGAGGAGGAAAATAATGGCTGGCACTTTAGATCCGCTAAAGCCCTTGCTAAATACTCTGGCTATACAACTGTGGCGGTGAGACCCGGTAGTTCTAGTGAGTGGATATCTAAGTTTATAGATGGAGTATTAACCGTTATTGTTCCATCAATAGACCTCCCGCCAGGCAAGAAATTTAGAGGGCGGATCGCTATTTCACCAGCTTTAGCAAGAGTTGTTAGAGGTTTTGTAGAGAGACTAGATTTCATACCCTATATACATGAATATAGAGCGTTGAATTCCGAGCTAGTGGCTAGAGTGTTAATCGATCACCCAATGATCCTTCAGCACCATGGTTCTAGACCTCCAGGCGGGCTCACGCTGGGGGATCCTATAGTTTCTGTTAAAGAGCTCAACAGGTTTAGGAGGGAGGCCTTCCTCAGAAAGGTTAAAGGAGTATTCTTTGTGCTCAATAGGTATGAAGAGTATTACTTAAGGAGTATTCTCGGGGTAGACGCCGAGGTCAGGATCAGAACTATGTGTGTTGATTTCGATGAGATCAAGCCGTTGAGCCCTGTGGAAAAGCTAGCGGTTAAGAGAAGTCTCGGGCTTAGAGGAGACGAGATTTTGATAACTACGTACATGGGTGTGTTTGGCGAGGAGTTCAGTAGTTTGAAAGGTGCCCATTACATACCCAGGATCTGGAGAGCTTTGAGAAATAGGTTTAGCGATAGGATAAGAATGGTTGTTACAGGCGTTGGAGAGCCGTATGCAGCAGTGTTGAGGAGGGCCGGGATTATAGCATGCAGGAGACTGCCACATAGAGACTTCATAAAGGTTGCTGGGGCTTCAGACATATATTTTCTCCCAGCAACCTCCGGGTATAGATATGGCGGTATTAGTGTAGCTATTATGGAGGCCATGGCTCTAGGAATACCTATAATCAGCCCTACACTAAAGGAGTTCCCTGAGCCTGAGGGGATCAGGGATATAGGTATAGCTACTAAGTGGGTTGATGATGAGTCTTCATTGAGCAGGTTTATTGATGATTTAATCTATTTAATCGAAAATAAAGACTCATACAGGCCATGGGTTATCAGAGAGCTGGGTATGAAATACTATTCTTGGCAGGTTTTCACAAGAGATTTTAGAGAGGCTCTCGGCAAGCTGTGA
- a CDS encoding glycosyltransferase family 4 protein: MSSRSVARLLRSYDLLISVSRSTGYEMGPEWESRIHALDPGVGINEEDLGLIKTVKERAVKEDFIVFGGRIDPLKGFIEGLEVFKAIARAYRDIKLVATGRVNPSLRERIVRYAKRIGLEDRLVLPGAVPRIERFRYVANARLVIYPSHMDSYSYAVLEALYLGTPVVAYDIPALRFNYEGAKGLVLVREGDVEGLVVEALNILGSKDITVSPPRKVKKWDEIAREEVSLIERLVES; the protein is encoded by the coding sequence TTGAGTAGCAGGAGTGTCGCCAGGCTCCTCCGTAGCTACGACCTACTGATCTCCGTGAGCAGGTCTACAGGTTATGAAATGGGGCCTGAATGGGAGTCTAGGATACACGCCCTAGACCCCGGGGTGGGCATCAACGAGGAAGACCTCGGCTTAATCAAGACGGTTAAAGAGAGGGCTGTTAAAGAAGACTTCATCGTTTTCGGAGGCAGGATAGACCCCCTTAAAGGCTTTATCGAGGGCTTAGAAGTCTTCAAGGCGATTGCTAGAGCCTACAGGGATATCAAACTAGTAGCTACAGGGCGGGTGAACCCTTCCCTGAGAGAGAGGATAGTGCGCTATGCGAAGAGGATTGGTTTAGAAGACAGGCTCGTCTTACCAGGCGCTGTCCCCAGGATAGAGCGGTTCAGGTATGTTGCTAATGCGAGGCTAGTGATATACCCTAGCCATATGGATTCATACTCCTACGCTGTCCTAGAAGCCCTCTACCTAGGAACCCCTGTAGTAGCCTACGATATCCCTGCTCTGAGATTCAACTATGAGGGTGCCAAGGGCCTAGTCCTCGTTAGGGAAGGGGATGTCGAAGGATTGGTTGTCGAAGCCTTAAACATACTCGGGTCTAAGGATATTACAGTATCTCCTCCTAGGAAGGTGAAGAAATGGGATGAGATAGCAAGAGAAGAGGTTTCGCTAATAGAGAGGCTTGTAGAAAGCTAG
- a CDS encoding class II aldolase/adducin family protein, which produces MYSDLKARIVEVARFLEEKGLNHGRSGNISIRIPGVNHVLITPSGLVKSRLNIEDIVVVDQNGVVIEGRNKPSSEINLHLAIYRARMDANAVIHAHTIYATALAVARKPLPVIIEEAVLILGGDIRVAEFAPYGTTQLAENAVKALEGRKSVLLANHGVISIGESLEDALEALVLTERLSQVYILSELLTNGKTPLVPDHAITRLIRK; this is translated from the coding sequence ATGTATAGTGATCTCAAGGCGAGGATAGTTGAGGTAGCGAGGTTCCTAGAGGAGAAGGGGTTGAATCATGGGAGATCAGGTAATATAAGTATAAGGATACCTGGAGTAAACCACGTACTCATAACGCCCAGCGGCCTGGTTAAATCCAGGCTGAATATAGAGGATATTGTCGTAGTAGATCAAAACGGTGTGGTCATTGAGGGACGTAACAAGCCCTCCTCTGAGATCAACCTACATCTAGCTATATATAGAGCCCGCATGGATGCGAACGCTGTAATCCATGCTCACACCATTTACGCCACAGCACTAGCTGTAGCACGTAAACCGCTTCCAGTCATAATCGAGGAAGCAGTGCTAATACTCGGAGGCGATATCAGGGTAGCCGAGTTTGCTCCATATGGTACAACACAATTAGCCGAGAACGCTGTAAAAGCCCTTGAAGGACGTAAATCAGTACTACTAGCAAACCACGGCGTCATAAGCATTGGGGAGAGCCTCGAGGACGCACTCGAAGCACTAGTCTTAACCGAGAGGCTCTCCCAGGTATACATATTATCGGAGCTCCTAACAAACGGGAAGACCCCGCTAGTACCGGATCACGCGATAACCAGACTCATAAGAAAATAA